Proteins from a genomic interval of Mycolicibacterium grossiae:
- a CDS encoding Rieske 2Fe-2S domain-containing protein yields the protein MAAPPLSMKPTGWFQVAWSDEIGVGDVRRMTYFGTDLIAWRTESGRITVMTAYCEHLGAHLGYGGHVQGEVLQCPFHGWQWNADGRNVCIPYEPRPNRGRRIRTFPTVERNASVYVWHDVDGREPFFDAPDVFGAFGDDRTAADYYPQQRLFEQGHEMHPQYVLENGVDFAHFKYVHQTPITPIFTRHDFAAPVSYVDFTITFTGDDGQRIEDVDSGVEAVNGGLGIAVTKSWGMIDNRTISCITPVDDRTSDVRFMVYIGRPAGTPRNPERARAKAEEFGAEVIRQFRQDIHIWSHQRYSDPPALASGELEGFTAIRQWAKQFYPDGIGGSAAEVHAAHTKG from the coding sequence ATGGCTGCGCCACCGCTGTCGATGAAGCCGACGGGCTGGTTCCAGGTCGCCTGGTCCGACGAGATCGGCGTGGGCGACGTCCGTCGGATGACCTACTTCGGCACCGACCTCATCGCCTGGCGCACCGAATCCGGCCGAATCACCGTGATGACCGCCTACTGCGAGCACCTCGGCGCGCACCTCGGCTACGGCGGGCACGTCCAGGGCGAGGTGCTGCAGTGCCCGTTCCACGGCTGGCAGTGGAATGCCGACGGGCGCAACGTGTGCATCCCGTACGAGCCCCGACCCAACCGCGGCCGGCGCATCCGCACCTTCCCGACCGTCGAGCGCAACGCCTCGGTCTACGTGTGGCACGACGTCGACGGCCGCGAACCCTTCTTCGACGCCCCCGACGTGTTCGGCGCCTTCGGCGACGACCGCACCGCCGCGGACTACTACCCGCAGCAGCGACTGTTCGAGCAGGGCCACGAGATGCACCCGCAGTACGTGCTGGAGAACGGCGTCGACTTCGCCCACTTCAAGTACGTCCACCAGACGCCGATCACCCCGATCTTCACCCGGCACGACTTCGCCGCACCGGTGTCCTACGTCGACTTCACCATCACGTTCACCGGCGACGACGGCCAGCGCATCGAGGACGTCGACAGCGGCGTGGAGGCCGTCAACGGCGGTCTCGGCATCGCGGTGACCAAGAGCTGGGGCATGATCGACAACCGCACGATCTCCTGCATCACCCCGGTCGACGACCGCACGTCGGACGTGCGGTTCATGGTCTACATCGGCAGGCCCGCCGGCACGCCCCGGAACCCCGAGCGCGCCCGGGCCAAGGCCGAGGAGTTCGGCGCCGAGGTGATCCGCCAGTTCCGTCAGGACATCCACATCTGGAGCCACCAGCGGTACTCCGACCCGCCGGCGCTGGCCAGCGGCGAACTCGAGGGGTTCACCGCGATCCGCCAGTGGGCCAAGCAGTTCTATCCCGACGGCATCGGCGGAAGCGCCGCCGAGGTCCACGCGGCACACACGAAGGGTTGA
- a CDS encoding TetR/AcrR family transcriptional regulator, which produces MLDAALRALATGDTAAASANRIAKDAGVTWGAIKYQFGDIDGLWAAVLARTAERRGSLPSQATPEAPLRERVAAIIDLLFDGLSAPDSRAIETLRAALPRDGDELDRLYPKTAAELKSWGRSWIEACQGAFADAGVDPERVREVASFIPGAMRGLVSERQLGSYYDLDVARAGLTNAIAHYLRAPR; this is translated from the coding sequence ATGCTCGATGCCGCACTGCGGGCGCTGGCCACCGGGGACACCGCCGCCGCCTCGGCCAACCGCATCGCCAAGGACGCCGGCGTCACCTGGGGCGCCATCAAGTACCAGTTCGGCGACATCGACGGCCTCTGGGCCGCCGTGCTCGCCCGCACCGCCGAGCGGCGCGGCTCGCTCCCCAGCCAGGCCACGCCCGAGGCGCCGCTGCGCGAACGCGTCGCGGCGATCATCGATCTGCTGTTCGACGGGCTGTCGGCACCGGACTCGCGCGCCATCGAGACGCTGCGGGCCGCGCTGCCGCGCGACGGCGACGAGCTGGACCGGCTGTACCCGAAGACCGCCGCCGAGCTGAAGTCCTGGGGGCGCAGCTGGATCGAGGCCTGCCAGGGTGCGTTCGCCGACGCCGGCGTCGACCCGGAACGCGTCCGCGAGGTCGCGTCGTTCATCCCCGGCGCCATGCGCGGTCTGGTGTCGGAGCGCCAACTCGGCTCCTACTACGACCTGGACGTCGCGCGCGCCGGACTGACCAACGCGATCGCGCACTACCTGCGCGCGCCGCGCTAA
- a CDS encoding NAD(P)H-dependent amine dehydrogenase family protein: MTTSPIRVFQVATGNVGTEMIKRLQHRPDLELVGLHCYTPEKVGRDAGEIAGIGPIGVTATGTVEEIIAARPDVLTFHGVFPDEDLYVRVLEAGIDVVTTADWITGWHRDTNHPHPSGKPVSEVLRAACERGSSTFYGTGMNPGVNQILGVVCSADVAEIENVTTIESVDVSCHHSRETWIEVGYGLPVEDPSIPGKLRKYTEVFADSVRMMADCFGLTLDEVAFSYELGACTKDVDLGWYQLPKGSLGGNYIRYQGMVDGVPRVETHLEWQMTPHTNPSWDVKGCYITQIKGDPCVYNKHMIFPKPGVDLSNPAEFASIGMTVTGLPALNAIRSVVAAPPGLLTSADVPLRGFAGRFALGA, from the coding sequence ATGACCACATCCCCGATCCGCGTCTTCCAGGTGGCGACCGGCAACGTCGGCACCGAGATGATCAAGCGGTTGCAGCACCGCCCCGACCTCGAGCTGGTCGGATTGCACTGCTACACACCGGAGAAGGTGGGACGCGATGCCGGCGAGATCGCCGGCATCGGCCCGATCGGCGTCACCGCCACGGGCACCGTCGAGGAGATCATCGCCGCCCGCCCGGACGTGCTCACCTTCCACGGCGTGTTCCCCGACGAGGATCTCTACGTCCGCGTCCTCGAGGCCGGCATCGACGTCGTCACCACCGCGGACTGGATCACCGGCTGGCACCGCGACACCAACCACCCCCACCCATCCGGGAAGCCGGTCTCGGAGGTGCTGCGCGCGGCGTGCGAGCGGGGCTCGTCGACGTTCTACGGCACGGGCATGAACCCGGGTGTCAACCAGATCCTCGGCGTGGTGTGCTCGGCCGACGTCGCGGAGATCGAGAACGTCACGACCATCGAGTCGGTCGACGTGTCCTGCCACCACAGTCGGGAGACCTGGATCGAGGTGGGTTACGGCCTGCCCGTGGAGGATCCGTCGATCCCGGGCAAGCTGCGCAAGTACACCGAGGTGTTCGCCGACAGCGTGCGGATGATGGCCGACTGCTTCGGCCTGACGCTCGACGAGGTGGCGTTCTCCTACGAACTCGGCGCCTGCACCAAGGACGTCGACCTCGGCTGGTACCAGCTGCCCAAGGGATCCCTCGGCGGCAACTACATCCGCTACCAGGGGATGGTCGACGGCGTGCCGCGGGTGGAGACCCACCTGGAATGGCAGATGACGCCGCACACCAACCCGAGCTGGGACGTCAAGGGCTGCTACATCACCCAGATCAAGGGCGACCCGTGCGTCTACAACAAGCACATGATCTTCCCGAAACCCGGTGTCGATCTGTCGAATCCGGCCGAGTTCGCCTCGATCGGCATGACGGTGACGGGGTTGCCCGCGCTCAACGCCATCCGCTCGGTGGTCGCGGCGCCCCCGGGACTGCTCACCAGCGCCGACGTCCCGCTGCGGGGCTTCGCCGGGCGGTTCGCACTCGGGGCCTAA
- a CDS encoding LLM class F420-dependent oxidoreductase yields MTEAASASGRPPVDFPSQIGVWWASETWAMPDAQAVARDIEAMGYGSLFLPEIGFKDALVESQAFLAATDRLVVGTGIANIHVRIPSAAETAGRMLNALYPHRFMLGLGVSHAPLVEGNLGGKYAKPLATMRDYLDRMAAVPEAFEPGSGRPVRLLAALGPKMIELSGTHADGAHPYLVLPDQTRVTREILGADKWIVSEQAVAIGGDEDQRMQWAHGHLMAYSGLPNYRNSWLRQGFDESDLVPGGSDRLARRIVSVGSVDDAAASLRAHLDAGADHVVVQVLGDNPTIDPRPALRELAAALGL; encoded by the coding sequence GTGACCGAAGCCGCGAGCGCATCCGGACGTCCCCCCGTCGACTTCCCCTCCCAGATCGGTGTCTGGTGGGCCAGCGAGACCTGGGCCATGCCCGACGCCCAGGCCGTCGCCCGCGACATCGAGGCCATGGGCTACGGCTCGCTGTTCCTCCCGGAGATCGGGTTCAAGGACGCGCTCGTCGAGTCGCAGGCGTTCCTCGCCGCCACCGACCGGCTGGTCGTCGGCACCGGCATCGCCAACATCCACGTCCGCATCCCGTCGGCCGCCGAGACCGCGGGCCGCATGCTCAACGCCCTGTACCCGCACCGCTTCATGCTGGGCCTCGGCGTCAGCCACGCCCCGCTCGTCGAGGGCAACCTCGGCGGGAAGTACGCCAAGCCGCTGGCGACCATGCGCGACTACCTGGACCGGATGGCCGCCGTGCCGGAGGCCTTCGAGCCCGGGTCGGGCCGCCCGGTGCGGCTGCTGGCGGCGCTCGGGCCGAAGATGATCGAGCTGTCCGGCACGCACGCCGACGGCGCGCACCCCTACCTGGTGCTGCCCGACCAGACCCGCGTCACGCGCGAGATCCTCGGTGCGGACAAGTGGATCGTCAGCGAGCAGGCCGTCGCGATCGGCGGCGACGAGGACCAGCGGATGCAGTGGGCGCACGGGCACCTGATGGCCTACAGCGGACTGCCGAACTACCGGAACTCCTGGCTGCGGCAGGGCTTCGACGAGTCCGACCTGGTGCCCGGCGGCAGCGACCGGTTGGCGCGTCGGATCGTCTCGGTCGGTTCCGTCGACGACGCCGCGGCATCATTGCGGGCGCACCTCGACGCGGGCGCCGACCACGTCGTCGTGCAGGTGCTGGGGGACAACCCGACCATCGACCCGCGGCCCGCGCTGCGCGAGCTGGCCGCGGCGCTCGGTCTGTAG